The Candidatus Eisenbacteria bacterium genome includes a region encoding these proteins:
- a CDS encoding helix-turn-helix transcriptional regulator: MAIQREAGRLFEDVLGCKWTLAVLASLREGVARPGQIRRALPGLTSKVMQQRLQKLERFGLVVRRLIAERPLHVEYRLTPKGRQLCRLVSRVEAFAGEWEVKDASNA, from the coding sequence GTGGCGATCCAGCGCGAAGCAGGACGGCTCTTCGAGGACGTGCTCGGGTGCAAGTGGACACTGGCGGTGCTCGCGTCACTGCGGGAGGGAGTTGCGCGTCCTGGTCAGATTCGGCGCGCGCTGCCCGGGCTGACGAGCAAGGTGATGCAGCAGCGACTTCAAAAGCTCGAACGATTCGGCCTCGTGGTGAGGAGACTGATTGCCGAGAGGCCACTGCACGTGGAGTACCGGCTGACACCGAAAGGTCGCCAGCTGTGCAGACTCGTGTCCCGAGTCGAAGCGTTCGCGGGCGAGTGGGAGGTGAAGGATGCGAGCAACGCCTAG
- a CDS encoding cytochrome P460 family protein, translating into MGLSILTATVAGSPLLSSAANESHRPVSYPQGYRSWNHMKTLAIVAESHPLFDSFGGIHHVYVNRTGMAAAHTGKPYPDGSVIVFDLLAADSKDGAVSEGSRKFIGVMRKDRKAYAATGGWGFEGFKGDSPTDRMVTDAAKQCFGCHQSRATNDFVFSEYRP; encoded by the coding sequence CTGGGGCTGTCAATCCTCACTGCGACCGTGGCTGGATCACCCTTGCTCTCGAGCGCGGCCAACGAGTCGCACCGGCCGGTTTCCTACCCGCAGGGCTATCGAAGCTGGAATCACATGAAGACGCTGGCAATCGTCGCTGAGTCACACCCGTTGTTCGACTCGTTCGGTGGCATCCATCACGTGTACGTGAATCGCACTGGAATGGCGGCCGCTCACACGGGCAAGCCCTATCCTGACGGCAGCGTGATCGTGTTCGATCTGCTCGCCGCCGACTCGAAGGATGGCGCAGTCTCCGAAGGGTCGCGCAAATTCATTGGCGTCATGCGCAAGGATCGAAAAGCCTACGCCGCGACGGGAGGCTGGGGGTTCGAAGGGTTCAAGGGTGATTCGCCCACCGATCGCATGGTCACCGACGCCGCCAAGCAGTGCTTCGGTTGCCATCAATCACGTGCGACGAATGACTTCGTGTTCTCCGAGTACCGACCCTAG
- a CDS encoding nucleoside deaminase, producing the protein MLIADDAQGVHAALREAERSLSAAEVPVGCVIVHAGAIIGRGFNQVETLKDATAHAEMIAIGAASAALGSWRLNECTLYVTLEPCSMCAGAIVLARLGRLVYGASDPKAGACGSVLDVIGEPRLNHRVEITAGVLAEDCGSLLRSFFEKRRREARAERAPRDPGN; encoded by the coding sequence ATGCTGATCGCCGACGACGCGCAGGGCGTGCACGCAGCACTTCGCGAAGCCGAACGCTCGCTCTCAGCCGCGGAAGTGCCGGTCGGTTGTGTGATCGTACACGCGGGTGCGATCATCGGTCGTGGCTTCAATCAGGTCGAGACCCTGAAGGACGCGACCGCGCACGCCGAGATGATCGCGATCGGCGCGGCCTCGGCAGCACTCGGCTCGTGGCGGCTCAACGAGTGCACGCTCTACGTGACGCTCGAACCGTGCTCGATGTGCGCGGGCGCGATCGTGCTCGCGCGCCTGGGGCGACTGGTGTACGGCGCGAGCGATCCCAAGGCTGGCGCGTGCGGCTCGGTGCTGGACGTGATCGGAGAGCCGCGGCTCAACCACCGGGTCGAAATCACCGCGGGCGTACTGGCCGAGGATTGTGGCAGTCTGTTGCGGAGCTTCTTCGAGAAGAGGCGGCGCGAGGCGCGCGCCGAACGCGCGCCTCGCGATCCAGGTAACTGA